From the genome of Eucalyptus grandis isolate ANBG69807.140 chromosome 2, ASM1654582v1, whole genome shotgun sequence, one region includes:
- the LOC104433454 gene encoding stemmadenine O-acetyltransferase-like, with protein MASTQPIDARGDKLYTVLHAVNLRTRMEPPISGHHFGNISRIAIAVPTKDAGTDGGYEIVHQVREAIRQVDRQYIAKLQDGEGYLNWLKERSARISQGEVVSFSFTSMCRFPIYEADFGWGKPAWVGSASLTFKNLIVFVDTKSGDGIEAWVHLKEDDMAKFEQDKELLALVSPSVSVKS; from the exons ATGGCGAGCACACAGCCCATCGATGCCAGAGGGGACAAGCTCTACACCGTCCTCCACGCCGTGAATCTCCGGACGAGGATGGAGCCGCCAATATCAGGGCACCACTTCGGCAACATCAGTAGGATAGCGATTGCAGTGCCGACCAAGGACGCGGGCACCGACGGAGGCTACGAGATAGTCCACCAG GTGAGGGAAGCAATCAGGCAGGTGGATAGGCAGTACATAGCGAAGCTCCAGGACGGGGAGGGGTACCTGAACTGGCTGAAGGAGCGGTCTGCGAGGATCTCGCAGGGCGAGGTGGTGTCGTTCAGTTTCACGAGCATGTGCCGGTTCCCGATCTATGAGGCAGACTTCGGGTGGGGAAAGCCCGCCTGGGTCGGCTCGGCGAGCCTCACTTTCAAGAACCTGATCGTCTTCGTGGACACCAAGTCCGGCGACGGCATTGAGGCCTGGGTCCACCTCAAGGAGGACGACATGGCCAAGTTTGAGCAGGATAAGGAGTTGCTTGCGCTGGTTTCGCCTTCCGTGAGCGTCAAAAGCTAA
- the LOC104433453 gene encoding LOW QUALITY PROTEIN: stemmadenine O-acetyltransferase (The sequence of the model RefSeq protein was modified relative to this genomic sequence to represent the inferred CDS: inserted 3 bases in 2 codons) gives MTMAEVEVEVVSRDTIKPSSPTLDRLRHYKLSFLDQIQVPVFMPLVLFFPRDDGMLLDEKLSRIKQSLAKALAKFYPLAGRVRDNLYVDCNDEGALYVEARVRCKLGXILENPEPRVMNRFLPCELDNVQDLPVAVQVNFFECGGLALSLLISHKVADALSFFTFLNAWASAARGDPGIIDPCFSSSELXPPIDLSGFQTSTGIVKDNISTRRFIFDAATIASLREKFTDLKKVADVADHPRRRPTRVEALSSFLWSRYMASTQPIEARGDKIYTVLHAVNLRTRTEPPISERHFGNISRLAIAVPTVDASTDGGYKIVDQVRDAIKQVNAEYVRKLQEGQGHLNSLKERSSRISRGEVVSFSFTSLCRFPMYEADFGWGKPAWVGSASLTFKNLIVFMDTKSGDGIEAWVNLKEDDMAKFEQDKELLALVSPSVSVGSRA, from the exons AtgaccatggccgaggtcgaAGTTGAAGTCGTCTCGAGAGACACCATCAAGCCCTCATCTCCAACTCTGGACCGTCTCCGCCATTACAAGCTCTCCTTTCTTGACCAGATACAAGTCCCCGTGTTCATGCCCTTGGTCCTCTTCTTCCCAAGGGACGACGGCATGTTGCTCGATGAGAAACTCAGCCGCATCAAGCAGTCGCTGGCCAAGGCCCTGGCCAAGTTCTACCCTCTGGCGGGTCGGGTCAGGGACAACCTCTACGTCGACTGTAACGATGAGGGCGCTCTGTACGTGGAGGCTCGGGTCAGGTGCAAGCTCGG TATCCTTGAGAACCCGGAACCTCGGGTGATGAACAGGTTCTTGCCATGTGAACTCGACAACGTGCAGGACTTACCTGTGGCTGTTCAG GTCAACTTCTTCGAGTGCGGTGGCTTAGCCCTTAGCCTCTTGATCTCCCACAAGGTCGCCGATGCCCTCTCCTTCTTCACCTTCCTCAACGCCTGGGCTTCTGCTGCCCGTGGGGACCCTGGCATCATCGATCCCTGCTTCAGCTCCTCTGAGC TTCCTCCGATTGACCTCTCTGGCTTCCAGACGTCCACTGGCATCGTCAAGGACAACATCTCCACCAGGCGCTTCATCTTCGACGCTGCCACCATCGCCTCGCTCCGCGAGAAGTTCACTGACCTGAAAAAGGTCGCAGATGTGGCTGACCACCCGCGCCGTCGCCCAACCCGTGTCGAGGCCCTGTCGTCCTTCCTCTGGAGCCGCTACATGGCAAGCACGCAGCCAATTGAAGCCAGAGGAGACAAGATCTACACTGTGCTCCACGCTGTGAATCTTCGGACGAGGACAGAACCACCGATATCAGAGCGCCACTTTGGCAACATCAGTAGGCTGGCGATCGCGGTGCCGACTGTGGATGCCAGCACCGACGGAGGCTACAAGATAGTCGATCAG GTAAGGGACGCAATCAAGCAGGTGAATGCGGAGTACGTTAGGAAGCTCCAGGAAGGGCAGGGCCACCTGAACTCGCTGAAGGAGCGGTCGTCAAGGATCTCGCGTGGCGAGGTGGTGTCTTTCAGCTTCACGAGCCTGTGCCGGTTCCCGATGTACGAGGCGGACTTCGGGTGGGGAAAGCCTGCCTGGGTCGGCTCAGCGAGCCTCACTTTCAAGAACCTGATCGTGTTCATGGACACCAAGTCCGGCGATGGCATCGAGGCCTGGGTCAACCTCAAGGAGGACGACATGGCAAAGTTCGAGCAGGATAAGGAGTTGCTCGCGCTCGTTTCGCCTTCCGTGAGCGTCGGAAGCCGTGCTTAG